From the Solea senegalensis isolate Sse05_10M linkage group LG16, IFAPA_SoseM_1, whole genome shotgun sequence genome, one window contains:
- the vps29 gene encoding vacuolar protein sorting-associated protein 29 isoform X3, translating into MLVLVLGDLHIPHRCNTLPAKFKKLLVPGKIQHILCTGNLCTKESYDYLKTLAGDVHIVRGDFDENLNYPEQKVVTVGQFKIGLIHGHQVIPWGDMASLALLQRQLDVDILISGHTHKFEAFENENKFYINPGSATGAYSALESNIIPSFVLMDIQASTVVTYVYQLIGDDVKVERIEYKKS; encoded by the exons ATG TTGGTCCTGGTGTTAGGTGACCTGCACATCCCCCACCGCTGCAACACGCTGCCGGCCAAGTTCAAGAAGCTGCTGGTGCCGGGGAAGATCCAGCACATTCTCTGCACAGGAAACCTCTGCACCAAGGAGAGCTATGACTACCTGAAAACCCTCGCTGGAGACGTCCACATAGTACGAGGAGACTTCGATGAG AACCTGAACTACCCAGAACAGAAGGTGGTAACAGTGGGCCAGTTTAAGATCGGCCTCATCCACGGTCACCAGGTGATCCCGTGGGGCGACATGGCGAGTCTGGCGCTGCTGCAGAGGCAGCTGGACGTCGACATCCTCATCTCCGGACACACGCACAAATTCGAGGCGTTCGAGAACGAGAACAAGTTTTACATCAACCCCGGCTCGGCCACGGGAGCCTACAGCGCGCTGGAAAG CAACATCATCCCCTCGTTCGTTTTGATGGACATCCAGGCGTCCACGGTGGTGACGTACGTTTATCAGCTGATCGGTGACGACGTAAAGGTCGAGAGAATCGAGTACAAGAAATCTTAG
- the vps29 gene encoding vacuolar protein sorting-associated protein 29 isoform X2 has product MAGHRLVLVLGDLHIPHRCNTLPAKFKKLLVPGKIQHILCTGNLCTKESYDYLKTLAGDVHIVRGDFDENLNYPEQKVVTVGQFKIGLIHGHQVIPWGDMASLALLQRQLDVDILISGHTHKFEAFENENKFYINPGSATGAYSALESNIIPSFVLMDIQASTVVTYVYQLIGDDVKVERIEYKKS; this is encoded by the exons ATG GCTGGTCACCGG TTGGTCCTGGTGTTAGGTGACCTGCACATCCCCCACCGCTGCAACACGCTGCCGGCCAAGTTCAAGAAGCTGCTGGTGCCGGGGAAGATCCAGCACATTCTCTGCACAGGAAACCTCTGCACCAAGGAGAGCTATGACTACCTGAAAACCCTCGCTGGAGACGTCCACATAGTACGAGGAGACTTCGATGAG AACCTGAACTACCCAGAACAGAAGGTGGTAACAGTGGGCCAGTTTAAGATCGGCCTCATCCACGGTCACCAGGTGATCCCGTGGGGCGACATGGCGAGTCTGGCGCTGCTGCAGAGGCAGCTGGACGTCGACATCCTCATCTCCGGACACACGCACAAATTCGAGGCGTTCGAGAACGAGAACAAGTTTTACATCAACCCCGGCTCGGCCACGGGAGCCTACAGCGCGCTGGAAAG CAACATCATCCCCTCGTTCGTTTTGATGGACATCCAGGCGTCCACGGTGGTGACGTACGTTTATCAGCTGATCGGTGACGACGTAAAGGTCGAGAGAATCGAGTACAAGAAATCTTAG
- the vps29 gene encoding vacuolar protein sorting-associated protein 29 isoform X1 encodes MTDDHFSPEKDHLNKLRAGHRLVLVLGDLHIPHRCNTLPAKFKKLLVPGKIQHILCTGNLCTKESYDYLKTLAGDVHIVRGDFDENLNYPEQKVVTVGQFKIGLIHGHQVIPWGDMASLALLQRQLDVDILISGHTHKFEAFENENKFYINPGSATGAYSALESNIIPSFVLMDIQASTVVTYVYQLIGDDVKVERIEYKKS; translated from the exons ATGACAGATGATCACTTTAGTCCCGAAAAAGATCATTTGAACAAACTGCGG GCTGGTCACCGG TTGGTCCTGGTGTTAGGTGACCTGCACATCCCCCACCGCTGCAACACGCTGCCGGCCAAGTTCAAGAAGCTGCTGGTGCCGGGGAAGATCCAGCACATTCTCTGCACAGGAAACCTCTGCACCAAGGAGAGCTATGACTACCTGAAAACCCTCGCTGGAGACGTCCACATAGTACGAGGAGACTTCGATGAG AACCTGAACTACCCAGAACAGAAGGTGGTAACAGTGGGCCAGTTTAAGATCGGCCTCATCCACGGTCACCAGGTGATCCCGTGGGGCGACATGGCGAGTCTGGCGCTGCTGCAGAGGCAGCTGGACGTCGACATCCTCATCTCCGGACACACGCACAAATTCGAGGCGTTCGAGAACGAGAACAAGTTTTACATCAACCCCGGCTCGGCCACGGGAGCCTACAGCGCGCTGGAAAG CAACATCATCCCCTCGTTCGTTTTGATGGACATCCAGGCGTCCACGGTGGTGACGTACGTTTATCAGCTGATCGGTGACGACGTAAAGGTCGAGAGAATCGAGTACAAGAAATCTTAG
- the LOC122782562 gene encoding uncharacterized protein LOC122782562, with translation MKKRVTFAGGQMIHRLHGDDTLQRNSGMKEQNTDNQITGLKDVAADFNGNGRQAARTVPQIQHVTVQIPKTVSTGPFLKHSALTPAQRKFLFSVSSSSSSAHVRGLITQHYMNVLHRCIRTDDLAVTSVTSPDLTESRKQTPKTQADISSKMKHNENIHRAKRPEKSFLPKLPNNPVRWETHGRGLGPHVNISGGKNVRIMRKKSDF, from the exons ATGAAAAAACGGGTGACATTTGCAGGAGGTCAGATGATCCACAGGCTCCATGGAGACGACACTCTGCAGAG GAACTCTGGGATGAAGGAGCAAAACACAG ATAACCAGATAACAGGATTAAAAGATGTCGCCGCTGATTTCAACGGAAACGGACGACAAGCGGCAAGAACTGTACCACAAATCCAACACGTAACCGTACAAATACCTAAAACAGTGAGCACCGGTCCCTTTCTCAAG CACTCTGCATTGACACCTGCTCAGAGAAAGTTTCTGTTCAGCGTCTCGTCCTCCAGCAGCTCTGCACACGTGCGCGGCCTCATCACACAGCACTACATGAACGTGCTGCACCGGTGTATACGAACAG ACGACCTGGCTGTGACGTCCGTGACCTCACCTGACCTCACAGAGAGCCGAAAACAGACGCCAAAGACACAAGCAGACATTTCTTCCAAGATGAAGCACAATGAGAACATACATCGTGCAAAGCGTCCTGAGAAATCCTTCCTCCCAAAACTCCCAAACAACCCAGTCAGGTGGGAAACtcatggaagaggattagggccacatgtgaacatttctggggggaaaaatgtcagaattatgagaaaaaagtcagatttctga